The following proteins are co-located in the Halictus rubicundus isolate RS-2024b chromosome 1, iyHalRubi1_principal, whole genome shotgun sequence genome:
- the L(1)g0196 gene encoding inositol hexakisphosphate and diphosphoinositol-pentakisphosphate kinase isoform X11: MSYTELEHGYQGLRNASRPIFYVGDLNTVQPTLVGPVASSIYRSSKRAELSDGCSNDDGCMGGSDLEGEGKQVLVGVCAMAKKSQSKPMKEILTRLEEFEYIKIVVFPEEVILKESVEDWPIVDCLISFHSKGFPLDKAISYANLRNPFIINNLPMQYDIQDRRRVYAILSSEGIEIPRYAVLDRDSSDPKHHELVESEDHVEVNGVTFNKPFVEKPVSAEDHNIYIYYPTSAGGGSQRLFRKIGSRSSVYSPESRVRKTGSYIYEDFMPTDGTDVKVYTVGPDYAHAEARKSPALDGKVERDSEGKEIRYPVILSNAEKLISRKVCLAFKQTVCGFDLLRANGQSFVCDVNGFSFVKNSNKYYDDCAKILGNMILRELAPTLHIPWSVPFQLDDPPIVPTTFGKMMELRCVVAVIRHGDRTPKQKMKVEVRHPKFFEIFAKYDGYKHGHIKLKRPKQLQEILDTARSLLAEIQHRAAGPELEEKQGKLEQLKSVLEMYGHFSGINRKVQMKYQPRGRPRGSSSDDDRLGEPSLVLILKWGGELTPAGRIQAEELGRIFRCMYPGGQGDYAGAQGLGLLRLHSTFRHDLKIYASDEGRVQMTAAAFAKGLLALEGELTPILVQMVKSANTNGLLDNDCDSSKYQNMVKTKLHELLQQDREFTREDREQINPGNALSINAAMDFVKNPVRCCQHVHILIQKLMDIVRIKKDDSKTKDAILYHGETWELMGRRWGKIEKDFCTKNKRFDISKIPDIYDCIKYDLQHNNHTLQFEHAEELYIYSKYLADIVIPQEYGLTVQEKLTIGQGICTPLLKKIRADLQRNIEESGEETVNRLNPRYSHGVSSPGRHVRTRLYFTSESHVHSLLTVLRYGGLLDIVKDEQWRRAMEYVSMVSELNYMSQIVVMLYEDPTKDPSSEERFHVELHFSPGVNCCVQKNLPPGPGFRPHSRNESSHNIGESGGGSTQDTISQCSARIEEEDVELAISDDDFMNPPMQSDTPPLVMETDAMDSIMDSPTTSRAVDMMDLEPNIMDEPFDSGFLQSSAPIPISARTVAGHEAARLGSQLAASQRQRRDAERGGIVEPRARSYDHQRQDKPEKAADKLQYQSLDAVNKEEKGQHGMTKRRIETSSQALLHVPTGKVVLPHSFSSPELPVPSIETSTSTPLVTLHNTPLVSPNSRASDIPDITDITDIVVPVPTVRLSTCLDTDSEEADPRLRFQSKKYGRSHTDTIVPYIARESSSSSSSTVRSTTIRPDSRSNPWTPKSSRLLSHRDRVPGTARDQAQLGKRSRSLSPYLPRCLCYNCNVSELIMRSRDLPPMERSNFDTYFARSLSHKFFNCSCYLNLYQEESNRSSCSVSSNDSSGYERAKDSPQSVSFDPEVVSSSNVSRQGQCLPTSLGCSLLASGERMSGERYPVSKGRRKWRFDKEAVRRTCGGGSAFESVRRPTGTMSCPNLHNFLLGDSVCSTENFSAGCSLVRRCWSCTNVTLQWHGRLVDDVPDRVSMLYHSSSVHGNDAHGDHDIPSRESNHRSKCPRAPFSRLQPQRSFSSPDTRPSIIQPDPTCTARRHRHSISGQMSYFKLLGYNINKKLTGSANSLFSTAVISGSSSAPNLKDMVPPHASAVAAIEGFGGVPPIRPLETLHNALSLRQLDSFLEMMTTAPLFRTPASSPPKYPSPGGSTHESVNPNLSVGGISCEYHSSALEAVRYRKKKLNKPPLYISPTPIQYKSSNDGEPCDVRNQLSPTSPNSTGWSSEPQSFISSEPSSPAPTSTGECSMSISLISNEGAQSFSTGPKCPTTPCLDVDFNDFCMNIDQEHRESRGSVSYTDYYSNEDGQIRKCTFGTNFGSNLQKIICTDDLPLDNMDDDEDRTITLKQTEEQRKQDVKRIFEQQEKSRTKSSTSCKKIGRFLVESMDIADEDVRIKEADVSDKAKVSTQQKAESSNAERAQRSRDTSTEKIHSFNSHKRKNFSRSQSVSTPKVSVPKPQTNLSYKCASKLSSLSNMSDKDLEDWKQILVDAKPPSSPLTSEEEPILTVAASLTNSSSVTIGFNVHENKENKEKKEQKE, encoded by the exons ATGTCTTACACTGAATTGGAACATGGTTATCAG GGTCTACGGAATGCCAGTCGACCAATTTTCTATGTAGGGGATTTAAATACAGTTCAACCAACCCTTGTGGGTCCTGTTGCTTCTTCTATATATCGTTCATCAAAAAGA gCCGAACTGTCGGACGGGTGCAGCAATGATGATGGATGCATGGGTGGCAGTGATTTGGAAGGAGAAGGGAAGCAAGTGTTGGTTGGAGTCTGTGCGATGGCGAAGAAGTCGCAGAGTAAACcgatgaaagaaattttgacgagattagaagaatttgagtaCATTAAAATAGTGGTATTCCCTGAAGAAGTGATCTTGAAG GAATCCGTAGAAGATTGGCCAATCGTTGACTGCTTAATAAGTTTCCACAGTAAAGGTTTTCCTCTCGACAAAGCTATAAGTTATGCTAATCTTAGAAATCCCTTCATTATCAATAATCTGCCAATGCAGTATGATATTCAA GATCGCAGGAGAGTTTATGCTATTCTAAGCAGCGAAGGTATCGAGATTCCAAGATATGCTGTTCTAGATAGAGATTCGTCCGATCCAAAAC atCACGAGTTGGTGGAGTCGGAAGATCATGTGGAGGTTAACGGTGTTACATTCAACAAACCATTTGTGGAAAAGCCAGTGTCTGCCGAAGATCATAACATCTACATTTATTATCCTACATCTGCGGGTGGAGGTAGCCAGAGATTATTCAGGAAG ATTGGAAGTCGCAGTAGTGTATATTCGCCAGAATCTCGAGTACGTAAAACGGGTTCTTACATTTATGAAGATTTTATGCCCACCGATGGGACAGATGTTAAAGTTTACACAGTGGGGCCCGACTATGCTCACGCCGAGGCTCGGAAAAGTCCTGCGTTAGATGGAAAAGTGGAAAGAGACTCAGAAGGGAAAGAAATTCGGTATCCTGTCATACTAAGCAACGCCGAGAAGCTAATAAGTAGAAAAGTATGTTTAGCTTTCAAGCAAACGGTTTGCGGTTTTGATTTGCTTAG AGCAAACGGTCAATCGTTCGTCTGCGACGTGAATGGCTTCAGTTTTGTCAAAAATTCGAATAAGTACTACGACGATTGCGCAAAGATTTTGGGAAACATGATTCTCAGGGAATTAGCACCTACTTTGCATATTCCATGGAGCGTTCCGTTTCAATTGGACGACCCGCCAATCGTACCCACGACATTTGGAAAGAT GATGGAATTACGTTGTGTTGTCGCTGTCATAAGACACGGTGATAGAACCCCAAAGCAAAAAATGAAGGTGGAAGTTCGTCATCCGAA ATTcttcgagatatttgcaaaatacGACGGTTACAAGCATGGTCACATTAAATTGAAGCGACCCAAGCAGCTGCAAGAGATATTGGACACTGCTCGGAGTCTACTGGCCGAGATACAGCACAGGGCTGCAGGTCCGGAATTGGAAGAAAAGCAAGGAAAACTCGAACAATTGAAAAGCGTTTTAGAAAT GTATGGTCACTTCTCAGGAATAAATCGTAAAGTACAAATGAAGTATCAGCCAAGAGGACGACCGAGAGGAAGTTCCTCGGATGATG ATCGGCTGGGAGAACCGTCACTTGTACTTATCTTGAAATGGGGCGGAGAATTAACACCCGCTGGTCGCATTCAAGCGGAGGAATTAGGAAGAATATTTCGTTGCATGTACCCCGGTGGTCAAG GTGATTATGCCGGTGCTCAAGGTTTGGGTCTGTTGCGACTTCATTCAACCTTTCGTCACGATTTGAAGATCTATGCGAGCGACGAGGGAAGAGTACAGATGACTGCAGCGGCGTTCGCGAAAGGTTTGCTCGCCCTGGAGGGCGAATTGACTCCGATATTGGTGCAAATGGTCAAGAGCGCAAACACCAATGGTCTTTTGGACAACGATTGCGACAGTAGCAAATACCAGAACAT GGTCAAGACGAAACTTCACGAGCTGTTGCAACAAGACCGAGAGTTTACTCGTGAGGACAGAGAACAAATAAACCCTGGGAACGCGTTGAGTATCAATGCAGCCATggattttgttaaaaatccGGTTCGCTGTTGTCAGCATGTACATATCTTGATTCAGAAGCTAATGGACATTGTGAGGATTAAGAAAGATGATTCGAAAACGAAAG ATGCAATTCTTTATCACGGCGAGACATGGGAGTTAATGGGTCGCCGCTGGGGAAAGATCGAAAAGGATTTTTGTACTAAGAACAAGAGATTCGATATATCAAAAATACCTGATATTTACGACTGCATCAAGTATGATTTGCAACACAATAACCATACGTTGCAATTCGAGCACGCGGAAGAACTGTACATTTACTCGAAATATTTGGCAGATATAGTTATACCACAG GAATACGGATTAACGGTACAAGAGAAATTAACTATAGGACAAGGTATTTGTACTCCCCTTTTGAAGAAGATCAGAGCCGATTTGCAAAGAAATATCGAAGAATCTGGAGAAGAAACAGTGAATCGACTTAATCCAAG ATATTCTCACGGTGTTTCGAGTCCTGGCCGACACGTGCGCACAAGATTGTATTTCACCAGCGAGAGTCACGTGCACTCCTTGTTAACGGTGTTACGTTACGGCGGCTTGCTCGAT ATAGTAAAAGACGAGCAATGGCGACGAGCTATGGAGTACGTTAGCATGGTGTCCGAATTAAACTACATGTCGCAAATTGTAGTCATGCTGTACGAAGATCCAACTAAGGATCCCAGCAGCGAAGAACGTTTCCATGTTGAGTTGCATTTCAGTCCTGGCGTGAACTGTTGCGTACAAAAAAATTTACCGCCAGGGCCAGGGTTCAGACCTCATTCGCGAAACGAGAGTAGCCACAATATC GGTGAAAGCGGCGGCGGATCCACGCAAGACACTATTTCTCAGTGCAGTGCACGGATAGAAGAAGAAGACGTCGAATTGGCAATTTCGGATGACGATTTTATGAATCCACCGATGCAATCT GACACGCCCCCGCTGGTGATGGAAACCGATGCAATGGACTCGATAATGGATAGTCCAACAACGAGCAGAGCCGTCGATATGATGGACCTGGAACCCAACATAATGGATGAACCATTTGACAGTGGATTCTTGCAGAGCTCCGCGCCAATTCCGATAAG TGCTAGAACAGTGGCGGGTCATGAAGCAGCTAGACTCGGTAGCCAGTTGGCTGCTAGTCAGCgtcaacgacgcgacgcggaaaGAGGCGGAATCGTGGAGCCACGTGCACGCAGTTACGATCATCAAAGACAAGACAAGCCTGAGAAAG CTGCGGACAAGCTGCAGTATCAGAGCTTGGACGCGGTCAACAAGGAAG AGAAGGGGCAGCATGGGATGACAAAGCGCCGGATAGAGACGTCTAGCCAGGCTTTGCTGCACGTGCCTACGGGGAAGGTGGTTTTGCCGCACTCCTTCAGCTCACCGGAGTTACCTGTTCCTTCAATCGAAACCTCCACTTCAACACCTTTGGTGACTTTACACAATACCCCTCTAGTTTCGCCGAACAGCAGAGCCTCGGATATCCCGGATATCACGGATATCACGGATATCGTGGTCCCGGTCCCCACGGTTCGTCTCTCGACATGCCTCGATACCGATTCCGAAGAGGCTGACCCTCGTCTACGCTTTCAAAGTAAGAAATACGGACGTTCCCATACAGATACGATTGTCCCCTATATCGCGCGcgaatcgtcgtcgtcgtcatcgtcgacAGTTAGATCGACCACGATCAGGCCTGATTCACGGAGCAATCCGTGGACACCAAAGTCCTCCCGTTTGTTATCCCATCGCGACAGAGTCCCAGGGACAGCGCGAGACCAGGCCCAGCTTGGTAAACGGTCTCGTTCGTTGTCTCCCTATTTGCCCAGGTGTCTCTGTTATAATTGTAACGTGTCAGAACTAATTATGCGAAGCAGGGACCTGCCGCCCATGGAACGATCCAACTTCGACACCTACTTTGCTCGTTCGTTGTCTCACAAGTTCTTTAATTGTTCTTGTTATCTGAACCTCTATCAGGAAGAGTCGAATCGCTCATCTTGCAGCGTCTCCTCCAACGACAGCTCTGGATACGAGAGAGCGAAAGATAGTCCGCAGTCGGTTAGCTTCGATCCAGAGGTTGTTAGCTCGTCCAACGTGTCTCGACAAGGACAATGTCTGCCGACGTCTCTCGGTTGTTCCTTGTTAGCATCCGGCGAACGTATGTCGGGCGAACGGTATCCGGTGTCCAAGGGAAGACGGAAGTGGAGGTTCGACAAGGAAGCCGTTCGAAGGACGTGCGGTGGTGGTTCTGCTTTCGAGAGTGTTCGTCGACCAACTGGAACGATGTCGTGTCCGAATTTGCATAACTTTTTGCTCGGTGATTCGGTTTGTTCGACGGAGAACTTCTCAGCCGGTTGTTCGTTGGTACGCAGATGTTGGTCTTGCACAAATGTGACCCTCCAGTGGCACGGTAGACTGGTAGATGATGTACCCGATCGTGTTAGTATGCTTTACCATTCGTCCTCTGTGCACGGTAATGATGCTCACGGCGATCATGACATCCCCTCGCGCGAGTCTAACCATAGGTCCAAGTGTCCACGTGCACCGTTCTCCCGACTCCAGCCTCAGAGATCCTTCTCATCTCCAGACACACGACCTTCGATCATTCAACCTGACCCTACCTGCACAGCAAGGCGCCACCGTCACAGTATCTCCGGACAGATGAGTTATTTCAAGCTGTTGGGCTACAACATCAACAAGAAGCTGACCGGGTCAGCCAACAGTCTGTTCAGCACCGCGGTTATCAGTGGATCCTCCAGTGCTCCTAACTTGAAGGACATGGTTCCTCCTCACGCGTCCGCTGTTGCTG CGATAGAAGGCTTCGGTGGTGTGCCACCTATCAGGCCACTGGAGACGCTCCACAATGCCTTGTCTCTTCGCCAGTTGGACTCCTTTTTGGAAATGATGACTACAGCTCCCCTGTTTCGTACACCTGCCTCGTCGCCTCCAAAGTATCCGTCGCCGGGTGGATCCACTCATGAATCCGTTAATCCTAATCTCAGTGTCGGCGGGATCAGTTGCGAGTACCACTCTTCCGCTTTGGAAGCTGTCAGGTACcgtaagaaaaaattaaataaaccaCCTTT ATACATTTCCCCGACTCCTATACAATATAAGTCTTCGAACGATGGGGAACCGTGCGATGTAAGGAACCAACTGTCGCCAACCAGTCCCAACA GTACTGGTTGGAGTAGCGAGCCACAATCGTTTATATCATCCGAACCATCGTCTCCTGCTCCAACTTCCACAGGAGAGTGCAGTATGTCTATAAGCTTAATCAGCAACGAAGG GGCGCAATCTTTCAGCACGGGCCCCAAGTGTCCGACGACTCCTTGTCTGGACGTTGACTTCAACGACTTCTGCATGAACATCGATCAAGAGCATAGAGAAAGTCGTGGCAGCGTGTCGTACACGGACTATTACAGCAACGAGGACGGACAGATTCGAAAGTGCACTTTTGGAACGAATTTTGGTAGCAATCTACAGAAAATCATTTGCACCGATGATCTTCCTCTCGACAATATGGACGACGACGAGGACCGTACGATAACGTTGAAGCAAACCGAAGAGCAAAGGAAGCAGGACGTCAAGCGGATATTCGAGCAACAGGAAAAATCGAGAACAAAATCTAGCACCAGCTGCAAAAAGATTGGAAG GTTTCTCGTCGAGAGCATGGACATAGCGGACGAGGATGTTAGGATCAAAGAGGCGGACGTCTCCGATAAAGCGAAAGTATCTACCCAGCAAAAAGCTGAATCCTCGAACGCGGAGAGAGCTCAGAGAAGCAGAGACACCAGCACGGAAAAGATTCATTCGTTCAACAGTCACAAGAGGAAGAATTTTTCCCGGTCGCAGAGCGTTTCCACTCCGAAAGTATCCGTTCCAAAGCCTCAGACCAATCTGAGTTACAAATGCGCGTCGAAATTGAGCTCGTTGTCGAACATGTCGGACAAGGATTTGGAAGATTGGAAGCAGATCTTGGTCGACGCGAAGCCACCTTCCTCGCCTTTAACTAGCGAGGAAGAGCCAATACTAACCGTGGCAGCCAGTTTGACGAACAGCTCCAGCGTAACCATAGGTTTCAACGTCCACGAGAACAAGGAAAACAAAGAGAAGAAAGAGCAGAAAGAGTAA